A genomic stretch from Georgenia muralis includes:
- a CDS encoding RDD family protein encodes MTAPVSVPVATLGRRLVGLAVDWALASAISAGFLGYEPMATLAVFALMTWLMVATLGATIGHVVAGLAVRTPAGGLPGPVRALARTVGLCLVIPAVVWGPDGRGLHDVWAGTVVTRVR; translated from the coding sequence GTGACCGCGCCCGTCTCCGTCCCCGTCGCCACCCTCGGCCGCCGCCTCGTCGGACTGGCCGTGGACTGGGCTCTCGCCTCGGCGATCAGTGCCGGCTTCCTCGGCTACGAGCCCATGGCGACGCTCGCCGTGTTCGCCCTCATGACGTGGCTCATGGTCGCCACGCTCGGCGCCACGATCGGCCACGTGGTGGCGGGTCTCGCGGTCCGCACCCCCGCCGGCGGACTCCCCGGCCCGGTGCGCGCGCTCGCACGCACGGTGGGGCTGTGCCTGGTGATCCCCGCGGTGGTCTGGGGCCCCGACGGTCGCGGCCTGCACGACGTGTGGGCGGGGACCGTCGTCACACGGGTGCGCTAA
- the glnA gene encoding type I glutamate--ammonia ligase, with amino-acid sequence MFSSAEEAIAFTKEQDVKFVDVRFCDLPGVMQHFNIPVEAFNEDAFTDGLMFDGSSIRGFQAIHESDMKLVPDVTSAFVDPFRKQKTLVVNFSIVDPFTDESYSRDPRNIAAKAEAYLRSTGIADTVYFGAEAEFYVFDDVRFQTTQHSSFYYLDSTEAAWNTGREEEGGNLGYKTRYKGGYFPVSPSDRFADLRDDMVRIMQEVGLDVERAHHEVGTAGQQEINYRFNTLRGAADDLMKFKYIIKNVAFEAGKSATFMPKPLFGDNGSGMHSHQSLWKDGKPLFFDERGYGGLSDLARWYIGGLLKHAPSLLAFTNPSVNSYHRLVPGFEAPVNLVYSARNRSACIRIPVTGTSPKAKRIEFRVPDPSSNPYLAFSAMLMAGLDGIKNRIEPPDPIDKDLYELPPEEHAQIDQVPDSLPAVLDALEADHDYLTEGDVFTADLIETWIDYKRTNEIDPLRLRPHPHEFELYYDL; translated from the coding sequence ATGTTTTCCAGCGCCGAGGAGGCCATCGCCTTCACCAAGGAGCAGGACGTCAAGTTCGTCGACGTCCGCTTCTGCGACCTGCCGGGGGTCATGCAGCACTTCAACATCCCGGTCGAGGCCTTCAACGAGGACGCCTTCACGGACGGCCTCATGTTCGACGGCTCGTCGATCCGCGGGTTCCAGGCGATCCACGAGTCCGACATGAAGCTCGTCCCGGACGTCACGAGCGCGTTCGTGGACCCGTTCCGCAAGCAGAAGACGCTGGTCGTCAACTTCTCCATCGTCGACCCGTTCACCGACGAGTCGTACTCGCGCGACCCGCGCAACATCGCCGCCAAGGCCGAGGCCTACCTCAGGAGCACCGGCATCGCCGACACCGTCTACTTCGGTGCCGAGGCGGAGTTCTACGTCTTCGACGACGTCCGGTTCCAGACCACGCAGCACTCGAGCTTCTACTACCTCGACTCCACCGAGGCGGCCTGGAACACCGGCCGCGAGGAGGAGGGCGGCAACCTGGGCTACAAGACCCGCTACAAGGGCGGCTACTTCCCCGTCTCCCCCTCCGACCGCTTCGCCGACCTGCGCGACGACATGGTCCGGATCATGCAGGAGGTGGGGCTGGACGTCGAGCGAGCCCACCACGAGGTCGGCACGGCCGGCCAGCAGGAGATCAACTACCGCTTCAACACCCTGCGGGGCGCGGCCGACGACCTGATGAAGTTCAAGTACATCATCAAGAACGTCGCCTTCGAGGCCGGCAAGTCCGCGACCTTCATGCCCAAGCCCCTCTTCGGTGACAACGGCTCCGGCATGCACTCGCACCAGTCCCTGTGGAAGGACGGCAAGCCGCTGTTCTTCGACGAGCGCGGCTACGGCGGCCTGTCCGACCTCGCCCGCTGGTACATCGGCGGGCTCCTCAAGCACGCGCCGTCGCTCCTGGCGTTCACCAACCCCTCGGTGAACTCCTACCACCGCCTGGTCCCCGGCTTCGAGGCGCCCGTCAACCTCGTGTACTCGGCCCGCAACCGCTCGGCGTGCATCCGCATCCCCGTCACCGGTACCTCGCCGAAGGCCAAGCGCATCGAGTTCCGCGTGCCCGACCCGTCGTCGAACCCGTACCTGGCCTTCTCCGCCATGCTCATGGCCGGCCTGGACGGCATCAAGAACCGGATCGAGCCGCCGGACCCGATCGACAAGGACCTCTACGAGCTGCCGCCCGAGGAGCACGCGCAGATCGACCAGGTCCCCGACTCCCTCCCGGCCGTCCTGGACGCGCTCGAGGCCGACCACGACTACCTCACCGAGGGCGACGTCTTCACCGCCGACCTCATCGAGACGTGGATCGACTACAAGCGCACCAACGAGATCGACCCGCTGCGCCTGCGCCCGCACCCGCACGAGTTCGAGCTCTACTACGACCTCTGA
- the lipB gene encoding lipoyl(octanoyl) transferase LipB codes for MRFEQIDLGTSLTDYQRAWDLQRALHARVADGDLEDTVLLLEHPPVYTAGRRTATRDRPTDGTPVIDVDRGGRITWHGPGQLVVYPIVRLREPVDVVAYVRALEQAVIDLAAAYGVATARVPGRSGVWVLADDRGRDRKLCAVGVRVARGVTMHGIAVNADVDLAAYDRIVPCGIEDADVTSLSAETGRRIGPTDIAEALQRHLAEALGPLTAASRPATAPAGTPT; via the coding sequence GTGCGCTTCGAGCAGATCGACCTGGGGACCTCCCTGACGGACTACCAGCGGGCGTGGGACCTCCAGCGCGCGCTCCACGCCCGCGTCGCCGACGGTGACCTCGAGGACACGGTCCTCCTGCTGGAGCACCCGCCCGTCTACACCGCGGGCCGGCGCACCGCCACGCGCGACCGCCCCACCGACGGCACCCCCGTCATCGACGTCGACCGCGGTGGGCGCATCACCTGGCACGGCCCGGGCCAGCTCGTCGTCTACCCCATCGTCCGGCTCCGTGAGCCGGTCGACGTCGTGGCGTACGTGCGGGCGCTGGAGCAGGCCGTCATCGACCTCGCCGCCGCCTACGGCGTGGCCACCGCCCGCGTTCCCGGCCGCTCGGGGGTGTGGGTGCTGGCCGACGACCGCGGTCGCGACCGCAAGCTCTGCGCCGTCGGCGTCCGGGTGGCGCGGGGGGTGACGATGCACGGCATCGCCGTCAACGCCGACGTCGACCTCGCGGCGTACGACCGGATCGTGCCCTGCGGCATCGAGGACGCCGACGTCACCTCGCTGTCCGCCGAGACCGGCCGGCGCATCGGGCCCACGGACATCGCCGAGGCCCTCCAGCGGCACCTCGCCGAGGCGCTCGGCCCGCTCACGGCCGCGTCCCGGCCCGCGACGGCGCCCGCCGGGACCCCGACGTAG
- the lipA gene encoding lipoyl synthase has product MTIAPEGRRMLRVEARNAETPIEKKPSWIKTRATMGPEYRDLKQLVHGGGLHTVCEEAGCPNIFECWEDREATFLIGGSQCTRRCDFCQIDTGKPSALDRGEPLKVAESVRTMGLRYSTITGVARDDLDDGGAWLYAETVRQIHALNPGTGVELLIPDFDAVPEQLAEVFSSRPEVLAHNVETVPRIFRRIRPGFRYQRSLGVLTSARDEGLVTKSNLMLGMGETFEEVVEAMEMLHDAGCDLLTINQYLRPSVRHHPVDRWVRPEEFVALSDKAEEIGFLGVMSGPLVRSSYRAGRLWGQAMARKGRPVPEHLAHLSEARTSRQEAAALVR; this is encoded by the coding sequence GTGACCATCGCTCCCGAGGGCCGCAGGATGCTGCGGGTCGAGGCACGCAACGCCGAGACCCCCATCGAGAAGAAGCCGAGCTGGATCAAGACCCGCGCCACGATGGGCCCTGAGTACCGGGACCTCAAGCAGCTCGTCCACGGCGGCGGCCTGCACACGGTGTGCGAGGAGGCCGGCTGCCCGAACATCTTCGAGTGCTGGGAGGACCGGGAGGCCACGTTCCTCATCGGCGGCTCCCAGTGCACGCGGCGCTGCGACTTCTGCCAGATCGACACCGGCAAGCCCTCGGCCCTGGACCGCGGCGAGCCGCTCAAGGTCGCCGAGTCGGTCCGGACGATGGGGCTGAGGTACTCCACGATCACCGGCGTGGCCCGCGACGACCTCGACGACGGCGGAGCCTGGCTCTACGCCGAGACGGTCCGCCAGATCCACGCCCTCAACCCCGGGACGGGCGTCGAGCTGCTCATCCCCGACTTCGACGCCGTGCCCGAGCAGCTCGCCGAGGTCTTCTCCTCGCGGCCGGAGGTGCTGGCCCACAACGTCGAGACGGTGCCGCGGATCTTCCGTCGCATCCGGCCCGGTTTCCGCTACCAGCGCTCCCTCGGTGTCCTCACCTCCGCCCGCGACGAGGGCCTGGTCACCAAGTCCAACCTCATGCTCGGGATGGGCGAGACCTTCGAGGAGGTCGTCGAGGCGATGGAGATGCTCCACGACGCCGGCTGCGACCTGCTGACCATCAACCAGTACCTGCGCCCGTCGGTGCGGCACCACCCGGTCGACCGGTGGGTCCGCCCCGAGGAGTTCGTCGCCCTGTCGGACAAGGCCGAGGAGATCGGCTTCCTCGGCGTCATGTCCGGACCGCTGGTGCGCTCGAGCTACCGCGCCGGTCGGCTGTGGGGCCAGGCGATGGCCCGCAAGGGCCGGCCCGTGCCCGAGCACCTCGCGCACCTGTCCGAGGCCCGGACGTCCCGCCAGGAGGCTGCCGCGCTCGTGCGGTGA
- a CDS encoding STAS domain-containing protein, which translates to MDGNGSPSVVVDEEEGTTRLVLAGEIDAGIADDVAHALQRVAAHDTPVDIDLAGVTFMDCYGLRILQAVVGRVSAPVRVVAASAPVRFLLETAGLTALAADGPGSSGPDRAVDLSGIAPLAVARLYLSEPLTVRPEQAEPQPVGTARTDGGLP; encoded by the coding sequence ATGGACGGCAACGGGAGTCCCTCGGTCGTCGTCGACGAGGAGGAAGGCACGACCAGGCTGGTCCTGGCCGGTGAGATCGACGCGGGCATCGCCGACGACGTCGCCCACGCGCTCCAGCGCGTGGCCGCCCACGACACACCGGTCGACATCGACCTCGCCGGCGTGACGTTCATGGACTGCTACGGCCTGCGGATCCTCCAGGCGGTCGTCGGGCGGGTGAGCGCGCCCGTGCGCGTCGTCGCCGCCAGCGCCCCGGTCCGGTTCCTCCTGGAGACGGCGGGGCTGACCGCCCTCGCCGCCGACGGCCCGGGCTCGTCGGGGCCGGACCGCGCCGTCGACCTGAGCGGGATCGCCCCGCTGGCGGTCGCCCGCCTCTACCTGTCCGAGCCCCTGACGGTCCGGCCCGAGCAGGCCGAACCCCAACCGGTGGGCACGGCACGCACCGACGGAGGCCTGCCATGA
- a CDS encoding ISL3 family transposase yields MDHPTSCCLRGGTYCSRTDTLFGIAGVHVTDVRRTETGLVLTVETPPRVEGCRRCGVVAVGHGRRVRVLHDVPSHAAPVTVVWRRRTWVCPDPGCPAGSFSEDVADLVIGGAKLTARAVRWAIGQLRREHASIAGLARQLGVDWHTLWDTVRPELDAMAKDESRFAGVNALGVDEHVWHHTPHRIKDKGPKEMTGMVDLTRDATGRTRAKLLDLVPGRSGKVYEKWLQDRGPTFTAGVKVATLDPFRGYQNAIDAELEDAAAVLDAFHVTKLGVDVVDEVRRRVQQHTTGHRGRRDDPLYKVRNVLRAGADRLTSRQWDRLERDLPAGDPDGEVLLAWQCYQRLRSVYHLPDLAEARKVAEHIVATFHTCPVPEVARLGRTLRRWKTQFLGYFTTNRASNGGTEALNGIIELHRRIARGFRNKDNYRLRMLLVGGGLTPPILR; encoded by the coding sequence GTGGATCACCCTACGTCGTGCTGCCTTCGCGGCGGCACCTACTGCTCGCGTACTGACACCCTGTTCGGCATCGCGGGCGTGCATGTGACAGACGTCCGACGTACCGAGACCGGTCTGGTGCTGACAGTCGAGACACCGCCGCGGGTCGAGGGGTGCCGACGGTGCGGTGTGGTCGCGGTCGGGCACGGCCGGCGGGTCCGGGTCCTGCACGACGTCCCCTCCCACGCCGCGCCCGTGACGGTGGTGTGGCGGCGGCGGACCTGGGTGTGCCCGGACCCGGGCTGCCCGGCCGGCTCGTTCTCGGAGGACGTCGCCGACCTCGTCATCGGTGGGGCCAAGTTGACCGCCCGGGCGGTGCGGTGGGCGATCGGACAGCTGCGCCGCGAGCACGCCTCCATCGCCGGCCTGGCCCGCCAGCTCGGCGTCGACTGGCACACCCTGTGGGACACCGTCCGCCCCGAGCTCGACGCGATGGCGAAGGACGAGTCCCGCTTCGCCGGCGTCAACGCCTTGGGAGTGGACGAGCACGTGTGGCACCACACCCCGCACCGGATCAAGGACAAGGGCCCCAAAGAGATGACCGGGATGGTCGACCTGACCCGCGACGCCACGGGCCGCACCCGGGCGAAGCTGCTCGACCTGGTGCCAGGCCGGTCGGGGAAGGTCTACGAGAAGTGGCTCCAGGACCGCGGGCCTACCTTCACCGCCGGGGTCAAGGTCGCGACCCTGGACCCCTTCCGCGGGTACCAGAACGCCATCGACGCCGAGCTCGAGGACGCCGCCGCGGTGCTGGACGCCTTCCACGTCACCAAGCTCGGTGTCGACGTCGTGGACGAGGTCCGCCGCCGCGTCCAGCAGCACACCACCGGCCACCGCGGCCGCCGGGACGACCCGCTGTACAAGGTCCGCAACGTCCTGCGCGCCGGCGCGGACCGGCTCACCAGCCGGCAGTGGGACCGCCTCGAACGGGACCTACCCGCTGGCGACCCCGACGGTGAGGTCCTCCTGGCCTGGCAGTGCTACCAGCGCCTCCGCTCGGTCTACCACCTTCCCGACCTCGCGGAGGCGAGGAAGGTCGCCGAGCACATCGTCGCCACCTTCCACACCTGCCCGGTCCCCGAGGTCGCCCGCCTGGGCCGGACCCTGCGCCGGTGGAAGACCCAGTTCCTCGGCTACTTCACCACCAACCGCGCCAGCAACGGCGGCACCGAGGCCCTGAACGGGATCATCGAGCTCCACCGCCGCATCGCCCGCGGCTTCCGCAACAAGGACAACTACCGACTCAGGATGCTCCTCGTCGGAGGCGGCCTCACCCCACCGATTCTCCGATGA
- a CDS encoding MarR family winged helix-turn-helix transcriptional regulator, with translation MDPRGPGVATPPPAWPTGRLLSAAARRVERSWDDYLQRWSLSHATLPLLAVLAGGPRSQREIAAALGVSEQAVSRMAVGLERAGYLERRRHGSDRRRQVVAITDHGRTTLAALDDPGAVEALASAALTAAEVAELRRLLLLVLEPPAG, from the coding sequence ATGGATCCCCGAGGCCCCGGTGTCGCGACCCCGCCGCCGGCGTGGCCCACCGGCCGCCTGCTCTCCGCCGCGGCCCGGCGCGTCGAGCGGTCCTGGGACGACTACCTCCAGCGGTGGTCGCTGTCCCACGCCACACTCCCCCTGCTCGCCGTCCTGGCGGGGGGTCCCCGCTCGCAGCGCGAGATCGCCGCCGCCCTCGGGGTGAGCGAGCAGGCGGTCAGCAGGATGGCCGTGGGGCTCGAGCGGGCCGGGTACCTCGAGCGCCGGCGACACGGCTCCGACCGCCGCCGTCAGGTCGTGGCCATCACGGACCACGGCCGCACGACGCTCGCCGCCCTCGACGACCCCGGCGCGGTCGAGGCCCTGGCCAGCGCGGCGCTCACGGCGGCCGAGGTGGCGGAGCTCCGGCGCCTGCTCCTCCTCGTCCTCGAGCCGCCCGCGGGATGA
- a CDS encoding DUF6098 family protein, which yields MTLGTTTPPVGGTHDGPPRLLLTLADLEAVVRAVGSAHLYVGTAPHLLRAGAWHAESGYPLPGLPAWPLRAEPWWQGGQRVWIARQLVRRAGHVEPSQSAWVVVGAAAGRGGDGEPLLADPRTLAEVGAGVHREAAETYTGWREREFR from the coding sequence ATGACGCTGGGGACCACGACACCGCCGGTGGGCGGCACCCACGACGGGCCGCCGCGCCTCCTCCTCACGCTCGCCGACCTCGAGGCGGTCGTGCGGGCCGTCGGCTCGGCCCACCTCTACGTCGGGACGGCGCCCCACCTGCTCCGGGCCGGGGCCTGGCACGCCGAGAGCGGGTACCCGCTGCCGGGGCTGCCCGCGTGGCCGCTGCGCGCCGAGCCCTGGTGGCAGGGCGGTCAGCGGGTGTGGATCGCGCGCCAACTGGTCCGCCGCGCCGGGCACGTCGAGCCGTCGCAGTCGGCGTGGGTCGTCGTGGGAGCCGCGGCCGGTCGGGGCGGCGACGGCGAGCCCCTCCTCGCCGACCCGCGCACGCTCGCCGAGGTGGGGGCGGGGGTGCACCGCGAGGCGGCGGAGACCTACACGGGGTGGCGCGAGCGCGAGTTCCGCTGA
- a CDS encoding PHP domain-containing protein, with the protein MDPVGALERVAYLLERQLAEPHRVRAYRRAARRLAALAPDEIGARLRAGTLTDLPDVGPKTAAVAYQAAAGDVPAYLAELEDGARDPVVTGGEVVRGWLTGDLHTHSDWSDGTAPIAAMAAAAVDLGHSYLALTDHSPRLTVARGLTAARLREQLDVVARLNTELAPFRILTGIEVDILEDGSLDQDEDLLDALDVVVASVHSQLRMDSAAMTRRMVTAVANPRVDVLGHVTGRLVTGSRGTRPPSSFDAEIVFEACRRFDVAVEINSRPERRDPPTELLHLARDTGCVFAVDTDAHAPGQLELLDHGCARAQAAGLARARIVNTLAVDDLLAWTA; encoded by the coding sequence GTGGACCCCGTCGGCGCCCTGGAGCGCGTGGCCTACCTGCTCGAGCGGCAGCTGGCCGAGCCGCACCGCGTCCGGGCGTACCGGCGCGCCGCCCGACGGCTCGCCGCGCTCGCCCCCGACGAGATCGGCGCACGGCTGCGGGCCGGCACCCTGACCGACCTCCCCGACGTCGGACCGAAGACGGCCGCGGTGGCGTACCAGGCGGCCGCCGGGGACGTCCCGGCCTACCTGGCCGAGCTCGAGGACGGCGCGCGGGACCCGGTCGTCACGGGCGGGGAGGTCGTGCGCGGCTGGCTCACCGGCGACCTCCACACCCACTCGGACTGGTCCGACGGCACGGCCCCGATCGCGGCGATGGCCGCCGCGGCCGTGGACCTCGGCCACTCCTATCTCGCCCTCACCGACCACTCCCCCAGGCTCACCGTCGCCCGCGGGCTGACGGCCGCGCGGCTGCGGGAGCAGCTCGACGTCGTGGCCCGCCTCAACACCGAGCTCGCACCGTTCCGGATCCTCACCGGCATCGAGGTCGACATCCTCGAGGACGGCTCCCTCGACCAGGACGAGGACCTCCTCGACGCACTCGACGTCGTCGTGGCGAGCGTGCACTCCCAGCTGCGGATGGACAGCGCGGCGATGACCCGGCGCATGGTCACCGCCGTCGCGAACCCGCGGGTGGACGTCCTGGGGCACGTCACCGGCCGACTCGTCACCGGCTCGCGCGGGACGCGGCCGCCCTCGAGCTTCGACGCGGAGATCGTCTTCGAGGCGTGCCGGCGCTTCGACGTCGCCGTCGAGATCAACTCCCGGCCCGAACGACGGGACCCGCCCACCGAGCTGCTCCACCTCGCCCGCGACACCGGCTGCGTCTTCGCCGTCGACACCGACGCCCACGCGCCGGGTCAGCTCGAGCTCCTCGACCACGGCTGCGCCCGCGCGCAGGCGGCCGGCCTGGCCCGGGCGCGGATCGTCAACACCCTCGCCGTCGACGACCTCCTGGCGTGGACGGCCTGA
- a CDS encoding DUF4191 domain-containing protein, whose product MARKNSDDAAPKPQKQRWYHNVRDAYRLTRQVNPLITWILLGVFVAVMGLALIIGFIWGHPWYTGLFGLMLALTLMLVVLSRQTEKAAYSQIEGRTGAVGAVLGQTKGWNFEQEPVAVNPRTQDLVFRMVGRPGIVLVSEGPANRVRRLLEDERRKVARVAPNVPVHLVQAGNDEGQVPLAKLGKTVRKLKKTLTAAEVATVARRIQALGGTRLPIPKGVDPMRARPDRKGMKGR is encoded by the coding sequence ATGGCCCGCAAGAACTCCGACGACGCCGCGCCGAAGCCCCAGAAGCAGCGCTGGTACCACAACGTCCGTGACGCCTACCGGCTGACCCGGCAGGTCAACCCCCTCATCACGTGGATCCTCCTGGGTGTCTTCGTGGCCGTCATGGGGCTCGCCCTCATCATCGGGTTCATCTGGGGCCACCCGTGGTACACGGGCCTGTTCGGCCTCATGCTGGCGCTGACACTCATGCTCGTGGTGCTCTCGCGCCAGACCGAGAAGGCGGCCTACAGCCAGATCGAGGGCCGGACCGGGGCCGTCGGGGCCGTCCTGGGCCAGACCAAGGGATGGAACTTCGAGCAGGAGCCGGTCGCGGTGAACCCGCGCACCCAGGACCTCGTGTTCCGCATGGTCGGCCGGCCCGGCATCGTGCTGGTCTCCGAGGGCCCGGCCAACCGGGTGCGGCGCCTCCTCGAGGACGAGCGGCGCAAGGTCGCCCGGGTCGCGCCGAACGTCCCGGTCCACCTGGTGCAGGCGGGCAACGACGAGGGACAGGTGCCGCTCGCGAAGCTCGGCAAGACCGTCCGCAAGCTCAAGAAGACCCTCACCGCCGCCGAGGTGGCCACGGTCGCCCGCCGGATCCAGGCGCTCGGCGGGACCAGGCTGCCCATCCCCAAGGGCGTCGACCCCATGCGTGCGCGTCCCGACCGCAAGGGCATGAAGGGCCGCTGA